Sequence from the Candidatus Methylomirabilis sp. genome:
CTTAGCTTCCTTGTGAGCGGTGTGCTTGCGGCACCAGCGACAGTACTTGCTCAGCTCAATTCTCTCTGGCGCATTCTGTTTATTCTTCGTCGTTGTGTAATTTCGCCTTTT
This genomic interval carries:
- the rpmG gene encoding 50S ribosomal protein L33, translated to MREIITLACGECKRRNYTTTKNKQNAPERIELSKYCRWCRKHTAHKEAK